A part of Azospirillum thermophilum genomic DNA contains:
- a CDS encoding GntR family transcriptional regulator, which yields MPDHQPDRKGATRADEVRLAIEEDIFLGRLRPGSRLDEESLAQRFNISRTPIREAILQLVHAGLVEKQPRHGAVVAPLKLHRMVQMFEVMSEIEGLCCRYAARRMSEEEKQALKRIHEESKAHMRARDLDAYYALNRAFHEALQAGSHNEPLQEIARSLFVRLAPYRRYQLNHPARVDDSFVEHDAVVEAVLAGDPERAYQAMRRHVTIQIDIFTEFVSIMGGDRIQE from the coding sequence ATGCCGGACCACCAGCCCGACAGGAAGGGCGCCACCCGTGCCGACGAGGTTCGGCTCGCCATCGAGGAGGACATCTTCCTCGGCCGCCTGCGCCCCGGCAGCCGCCTGGACGAGGAGAGTCTGGCGCAGCGCTTCAACATCTCCCGCACGCCGATCCGCGAGGCGATCCTGCAGCTCGTCCATGCCGGGCTGGTGGAGAAGCAGCCGCGCCACGGCGCGGTGGTCGCGCCGCTGAAGCTGCACCGCATGGTGCAGATGTTCGAGGTGATGTCGGAGATCGAGGGGCTGTGCTGCCGCTACGCCGCCCGCCGCATGTCGGAGGAGGAGAAGCAGGCGCTGAAGCGCATCCACGAGGAGTCGAAGGCCCACATGCGGGCCCGCGACCTCGACGCCTACTATGCCCTGAACCGCGCCTTCCACGAGGCGCTGCAGGCCGGCAGCCACAACGAGCCGCTGCAGGAGATCGCGCGCAGCCTGTTCGTCCGCCTCGCCCCCTACCGGCGGTACCAGTTGAACCACCCCGCCCGCGTCGACGACAGCTTCGTCGAGCATGACGCCGTGGTGGAGGCGGTGCTGGCCGGCGATCCGGAGCGCGCCTATCAGGCGATGCGCCGTCACGTCACCATCCAGATCGACATCTTCACGGAGTTCGTGTCGATCATGGGCGGCGACCGTATACAGGAATAG
- a CDS encoding isobutyryl-CoA dehydrogenase, protein MDFTLSEDRQAFRDAARDFAVNEMAPQAARWDEESVFPVETLRQAAALGFAGIYVREDVGGSGLGRLDAAVIFEELAAACPSTAAYISIHNMASWMIDRFGSDEQRRRWLPDLTGMTRFASYCLTEPGAGSDAASLRTRAERDGDHYVLNGSKAFISGGGTSDVYVCMVRTGEAGPKGISCLVVEKDTPGLSFGKQEHKLGWKSQPTAAVIFENCRVPVANRIGAEGEGFSIAMKGLDGGRLNIAACSVGGARFCLEQAIAYTAERKQFGKPLNAFQALQFKLADMATELEAARLMLHRAAVSLDNGSPDATMHCAMAKRFATDVGFQVVNEALQLHGGYGYIREYPIERIFRDLRVHQILEGTNEIMRVIIARKLTGG, encoded by the coding sequence ATGGATTTCACGCTGTCCGAGGATCGGCAGGCCTTCCGCGACGCCGCGCGCGACTTCGCCGTGAACGAGATGGCGCCGCAGGCGGCCCGCTGGGACGAGGAGTCGGTCTTCCCGGTGGAGACGCTGCGCCAGGCGGCGGCCCTGGGCTTCGCCGGCATCTATGTGCGCGAGGACGTCGGCGGGTCGGGGCTCGGCCGCCTCGACGCCGCGGTGATCTTCGAGGAACTGGCCGCCGCCTGCCCGTCCACCGCCGCCTACATCTCCATCCACAACATGGCGTCGTGGATGATCGACCGGTTCGGCAGCGACGAGCAGCGCCGCCGCTGGCTGCCCGACCTGACCGGCATGACCCGCTTCGCCAGCTATTGCCTGACCGAGCCGGGGGCGGGATCCGACGCGGCCTCGCTGCGCACCCGGGCGGAGCGCGACGGCGACCATTACGTGCTGAACGGCTCCAAGGCTTTCATCTCCGGCGGCGGCACCTCGGACGTCTATGTCTGCATGGTGCGCACCGGCGAGGCGGGGCCAAAGGGCATCTCCTGCCTCGTGGTGGAAAAGGACACGCCCGGCCTGTCCTTCGGCAAGCAGGAGCACAAGCTCGGCTGGAAGAGCCAGCCGACCGCCGCGGTGATCTTCGAGAACTGCCGCGTCCCGGTGGCCAACCGCATCGGCGCCGAGGGCGAGGGCTTCTCCATCGCCATGAAGGGGCTGGACGGCGGGCGTCTGAACATTGCCGCCTGCTCGGTCGGCGGCGCCCGCTTCTGTCTGGAGCAGGCGATCGCCTACACGGCCGAGCGCAAGCAGTTCGGCAAGCCGCTGAACGCCTTCCAGGCCCTGCAGTTCAAGCTGGCCGACATGGCGACGGAGCTGGAGGCGGCACGGCTGATGCTGCACCGCGCGGCGGTCAGCCTGGACAACGGCTCGCCCGATGCCACGATGCACTGCGCGATGGCCAAGCGCTTCGCCACCGACGTCGGCTTCCAGGTGGTGAACGAGGCGCTGCAGCTCCACGGCGGCTACGGCTACATCAGGGAATATCCGATCGAGCGGATTTTCCGCGACCTGCGGGTGCACCAGATCCTGGAGGGCACCAACGAGATCATGCGCGTCATCATCGCGCGCAAGCTGACCGGCGGTTGA
- the mmsB gene encoding 3-hydroxyisobutyrate dehydrogenase yields MATIAFIGLGNMGGPMAGNLLKAGHAVRGFDLSEAACAAAKEAGATIAGSPGDAAKGAEVVVTMLPSGAHVRQVYTGEGGVIASAGPGSLFIDSSTIDVASARAVAEAATAAGHVMVDAPVSGGVGGAAAGTLTFMVGGSDAAFQRAEPFLQVMGKTIVHAGAAGAGQAAKICNNMILGISMIAVSEAFALAEKLGLDAQKLFDISSKSSGQCWSLTSYCPVPGPVPASPANRDYQPGFAAAMMLKDLKLAVEAGQTSGASLPLGAEAAQLYSLFCNAGNGGMDFSGIVTMLRGRSDADRPGRGLAGSSPVRHRSRKIGSRL; encoded by the coding sequence ATGGCGACCATCGCCTTCATCGGACTCGGCAACATGGGTGGCCCGATGGCCGGCAACCTGCTGAAGGCCGGCCACGCCGTCCGCGGCTTCGACCTGTCGGAGGCCGCCTGCGCCGCCGCGAAGGAGGCGGGCGCCACCATCGCCGGCAGCCCGGGCGACGCCGCCAAGGGTGCCGAGGTGGTCGTCACCATGCTGCCGAGCGGCGCCCATGTCCGCCAGGTCTACACCGGCGAGGGCGGGGTGATCGCCTCCGCCGGTCCCGGCAGCCTGTTCATCGACAGCTCGACCATCGACGTCGCCTCCGCCCGCGCGGTGGCCGAGGCCGCCACGGCGGCCGGCCACGTCATGGTGGACGCCCCGGTGTCGGGCGGCGTCGGCGGGGCCGCGGCCGGCACCCTGACCTTCATGGTCGGCGGCAGCGACGCGGCCTTCCAGCGGGCCGAGCCCTTCCTGCAGGTGATGGGCAAGACCATCGTCCACGCCGGCGCCGCCGGCGCCGGGCAGGCCGCGAAGATCTGCAACAACATGATCCTCGGCATCTCGATGATCGCGGTGTCGGAAGCCTTCGCGCTGGCCGAGAAGCTGGGCCTCGACGCGCAGAAGCTGTTCGACATCTCGTCGAAGTCGTCGGGCCAGTGCTGGTCGCTGACCAGCTATTGCCCGGTTCCCGGCCCGGTGCCGGCCAGCCCGGCCAACCGCGACTACCAGCCGGGCTTCGCCGCCGCAATGATGCTGAAGGACCTGAAGCTGGCGGTCGAGGCCGGCCAGACCTCCGGCGCCTCGCTGCCGCTGGGGGCCGAGGCGGCGCAGCTCTACTCGCTGTTCTGCAACGCCGGCAACGGCGGCATGGACTTCTCCGGCATCGTCACCATGCTGCGCGGAAGGTCTGACGCGGATCGGCCGGGGAGGGGGCTCGCGGGTTCCTCCCCGGTCCGTCATAGGAGCCGCAAAATCGGATCGCGGCTGTAG
- a CDS encoding PIN domain-containing protein, with the protein MAIPGYIADTNIVSNPTAGSSPVAEWLQRYAGLVYLSAITVAEMRRGLALLEQTAARDKDPRVRARNLDRLAFKTAWYRELTDSFADRILPIDVAVADKWAEISVRFPSLRDGDKVIAATALVKGYAVATRNLGDFRALGVLLVNPFDPDSWDDDYSRDPILRLL; encoded by the coding sequence ATGGCGATTCCCGGATACATCGCCGACACCAACATCGTGTCCAACCCGACGGCCGGCAGTTCCCCGGTCGCGGAGTGGCTGCAACGCTATGCGGGCCTCGTCTATCTCAGCGCCATCACGGTGGCGGAGATGCGTCGTGGCCTCGCTCTGCTGGAGCAGACGGCCGCCAGGGACAAGGATCCCAGGGTCAGGGCCCGGAACCTGGACAGGCTGGCGTTCAAGACGGCGTGGTACAGGGAACTGACGGACAGCTTCGCCGACCGGATCCTCCCGATCGACGTCGCCGTGGCCGACAAGTGGGCGGAAATCTCCGTCCGCTTCCCGTCCTTGCGGGACGGGGACAAGGTGATCGCCGCAACCGCCCTGGTCAAAGGCTATGCTGTCGCTACCAGGAACCTCGGCGATTTCCGCGCCCTCGGCGTTTTGCTGGTCAATCCCTTCGATCCCGACAGTTGGGACGACGACTACAGCCGCGATCCGATTTTGCGGCTCCTATGA
- a CDS encoding type II toxin-antitoxin system Phd/YefM family antitoxin, whose translation MAQWQTADAKQQFTQLVATAVEQGPQVIMRHREPVAVMLSADDYRRLVRQAETNFSRLLTSSPFSAEELAGMTAELESGEEREDRADQHRVAG comes from the coding sequence ATGGCACAGTGGCAGACGGCCGATGCCAAGCAGCAATTCACCCAACTGGTGGCGACGGCCGTGGAACAGGGGCCCCAGGTGATCATGCGTCACAGGGAACCGGTGGCAGTGATGCTCTCGGCCGACGATTACCGGAGGCTGGTCCGGCAGGCGGAAACGAACTTCTCCCGGCTGCTTACCTCCTCGCCCTTTTCAGCCGAGGAACTGGCAGGCATGACCGCCGAGCTGGAGAGCGGGGAGGAGCGGGAGGACAGGGCGGACCAGCACCGGGTCGCCGGTTGA
- a CDS encoding AMP-binding protein produces the protein MTSDTDTAYRESASSPGGTQSLERALALLRAVAAYGAEGARLADLMTDTGLSKATAHRLLTALARERFVDQDPRSRRYHLGPELDLLGRIAAARHGIDGPAESLSGAAAVRPTAFLRPEYQGDAIPLADLLCDRHARADGARAALLHESVAGQTTELSFARLEHDSARFAAVLRRLGVGHGDRVAVLLPKGPELLIAALAIWRLGGVYMPLFTTYTPAAVSYRLADSDARAIVTNGFLRRKVPRDNARPVVTVEGDEAFGPGADAVPFWSALHEASPLEEVARYADRDPFALMYTSESEPKPLGVCLPVKALSGIEQYMRIGLDLRDDDIYWNMADPGWAYGAYYGLVGPLLLGRTTIFCDGPYDVRQGYRVLTKFGVTNLTAAPSQIRAWHSADPEGGPRQLALRILSVVGEPLPPELIGWANRVVRVPLLDQYGQRETGIFMMNRYDPDGGKEPGDGSLGRPMPGFRVVILDQDGREAPVGGAGEIAIDVDHSPLFWFEAYSNDPERTARRFRHGRRYYLTGDWAFLDADGNIHFRGRESDAIMMQQSD, from the coding sequence ATGACGAGCGACACCGACACCGCCTATCGCGAGAGCGCCTCCTCCCCCGGCGGCACGCAGAGCCTGGAGCGGGCGCTGGCCCTGCTGCGTGCCGTCGCGGCCTATGGGGCGGAGGGGGCGCGGCTGGCCGACCTGATGACCGACACCGGCCTGTCGAAGGCGACGGCCCACCGGCTGCTGACCGCGCTGGCGCGGGAGCGCTTCGTCGACCAGGATCCGCGCAGCCGCCGCTACCATCTGGGACCGGAGCTCGACCTGCTCGGCCGCATCGCCGCCGCCCGCCACGGAATCGACGGGCCGGCGGAGAGCCTGTCCGGCGCCGCCGCGGTGCGCCCGACCGCCTTCCTGCGCCCGGAATACCAGGGCGACGCCATCCCGCTCGCCGACCTGCTGTGCGACCGCCATGCCCGCGCCGACGGCGCGCGCGCCGCCCTGCTGCACGAGAGCGTCGCCGGCCAGACGACGGAGCTGAGCTTCGCCCGGCTGGAGCATGATTCCGCGCGCTTCGCCGCCGTGCTGCGGCGGCTGGGCGTCGGCCACGGCGACAGGGTGGCGGTGCTGCTGCCCAAGGGGCCGGAGCTGCTGATCGCGGCGCTGGCGATCTGGCGGCTGGGCGGGGTCTACATGCCGCTCTTCACCACCTACACACCGGCCGCCGTGTCCTACCGGCTGGCCGACAGCGATGCCCGCGCCATCGTCACCAACGGCTTCCTGCGCCGCAAGGTGCCGCGCGACAACGCCCGGCCGGTGGTGACGGTGGAGGGCGACGAGGCCTTCGGGCCGGGCGCCGACGCGGTGCCCTTCTGGTCGGCCCTGCACGAGGCGTCGCCGCTGGAGGAGGTCGCCCGCTATGCCGACCGCGACCCCTTCGCCCTGATGTACACCTCGGAATCGGAGCCGAAGCCGCTGGGCGTCTGCCTGCCGGTGAAGGCGCTGTCGGGGATCGAGCAGTACATGCGCATCGGCCTCGACCTGCGCGACGACGACATCTACTGGAACATGGCCGACCCGGGCTGGGCCTACGGCGCCTATTACGGGCTGGTCGGGCCCCTGCTGCTCGGCCGCACCACCATCTTCTGCGACGGCCCCTACGACGTGCGGCAGGGCTACCGGGTGCTGACCAAGTTCGGAGTCACCAACCTGACCGCCGCCCCTTCGCAGATCCGCGCCTGGCACAGCGCCGACCCGGAAGGCGGCCCGCGCCAGCTCGCCCTGCGCATCCTGTCGGTGGTGGGCGAGCCGCTGCCGCCGGAGCTGATCGGCTGGGCCAACCGCGTGGTGAGGGTCCCGCTGCTCGACCAGTACGGCCAGCGCGAGACCGGCATCTTCATGATGAACCGCTACGACCCGGACGGCGGAAAGGAGCCGGGCGACGGCTCGCTCGGCCGGCCCATGCCGGGATTCCGCGTGGTGATCCTCGACCAGGACGGCCGGGAGGCGCCGGTCGGCGGCGCCGGCGAGATCGCCATCGACGTCGACCACTCGCCGCTCTTCTGGTTCGAGGCCTATTCCAACGACCCCGAGCGCACCGCCCGCCGCTTCCGCCACGGCCGCCGCTATTACCTGACCGGCGACTGGGCCTTCCTCGACGCCGACGGCAACATCCACTTCCGCGGCCGCGAGTCCGACGCCATCATGATGCAGCAGAGCGACTGA
- a CDS encoding ABC transporter ATP-binding protein produces the protein MSGAPVASPRGYAQPADAAQPEVIFEARGVSLRFGGVQALTDVSFGIRKGELFSIIGPNGAGKTSMVNCISGRYRPTDGKVYFKGRDVTGMTPNHRASLGIGRTFQNLALFGHMTVLDNIMVGRHHLLKNNFLTGSLYWLTGARKEELAHRREVEEIIDFLEIQHVRKATAGTLSYGLRKRVELARAIALKPDLILLDEPMAGMNLEEKEDMARYIVDLNEEWGMTVVMIEHDMGVVMDISHRVMVLEFGKKIAEGAPEEVLADPRVRRAYLGEDDEEDTTPVQPAPRQEVA, from the coding sequence ATGTCAGGCGCGCCCGTCGCATCGCCACGAGGTTACGCCCAACCGGCCGACGCCGCCCAACCGGAGGTCATCTTCGAAGCCCGCGGCGTCTCACTGCGCTTTGGCGGCGTGCAGGCCCTGACCGACGTCAGCTTCGGGATCCGCAAGGGAGAGCTGTTCTCCATCATCGGACCGAACGGCGCCGGCAAGACCTCGATGGTCAACTGCATCTCCGGCCGTTACCGTCCCACCGACGGCAAGGTCTATTTCAAGGGCCGCGACGTCACCGGCATGACGCCCAACCACCGGGCGTCGCTGGGCATCGGCCGCACCTTCCAGAATCTGGCTCTGTTCGGCCACATGACGGTGCTCGACAACATCATGGTCGGGCGCCATCACCTGCTGAAGAACAACTTCCTCACCGGCTCGCTCTACTGGCTGACCGGCGCGCGCAAGGAAGAGCTGGCGCACCGCCGCGAGGTCGAGGAGATCATAGACTTCCTCGAAATCCAGCATGTCCGCAAGGCGACCGCCGGCACCCTCTCCTACGGCCTGCGCAAGCGCGTGGAACTCGCCCGCGCCATCGCGCTGAAGCCCGACCTGATCCTCCTGGACGAGCCGATGGCCGGCATGAACCTGGAGGAGAAGGAGGACATGGCCCGCTACATCGTCGACCTGAACGAGGAGTGGGGCATGACCGTCGTGATGATCGAGCACGACATGGGCGTCGTCATGGACATCTCGCACCGCGTCATGGTGCTGGAGTTCGGCAAGAAGATCGCCGAGGGCGCGCCGGAAGAGGTGCTGGCCGATCCGCGGGTCCGCCGCGCCTATCTGGGCGAGGACGACGAGGAAGACACCACCCCCGTCCAACCCGCCCCCCGCCAGGAGGTCGCGTGA